In bacterium, the following are encoded in one genomic region:
- a CDS encoding HAMP domain-containing sensor histidine kinase: MHRSGFRVGARLLQLYFIIGLLALAGVWFFFSQFLLIRLSRSWQGYVSTLSAQLESDTHLRSRIYAKFMSHATETSEGSSPELDIIFDEIIKKLDFPVIVTDATGRPTSWRNLPVDNPDSAQLAGLTYVLDSEHEPVPLVVAAGDSSRMLGEIHYGLSASAVTLRNVNANLVRSVRYLTVFSVLQVLLLIGFVIVGVWGVLVYKKREQEQIWTALAKETAHQMATPLSSFGAWLDVLRERSPDATKEMEQDLVRMKEVLDRFSRIGLPPELAPHQVGPAIERSVAFVRRRSPKTVTFTTEVVDDATVFVDDVLFAWMLENLLKNSVDAIGTKPGEIRVRCALSPDRRLLEIEVTDSGEGVKTDRLFEPGVTTKKYGWGVGLTLAKRIVESYHQGRLLLKESQPGRTVFSIYLPVNRRPEKEPQRNSSS; the protein is encoded by the coding sequence CATAATCGGGCTGCTTGCACTTGCCGGAGTCTGGTTTTTCTTTTCCCAATTTCTGCTGATCAGGCTGTCGAGGTCATGGCAGGGATACGTTTCGACCCTGTCGGCACAGCTCGAGAGCGACACGCATCTCCGCTCGCGAATATACGCGAAGTTCATGTCGCACGCGACCGAGACTTCGGAGGGCAGTTCTCCGGAGCTCGACATAATCTTCGATGAGATAATAAAGAAGCTCGATTTCCCGGTCATAGTCACCGACGCCACTGGGAGGCCGACTTCCTGGCGCAATCTACCGGTTGATAACCCGGATTCGGCGCAGCTTGCCGGACTCACGTACGTGCTGGACAGCGAGCACGAGCCGGTTCCTCTCGTGGTCGCTGCAGGCGATTCGTCGCGCATGCTCGGAGAGATTCACTACGGGCTGTCCGCGTCCGCGGTGACGCTGCGCAACGTGAACGCCAACCTGGTGCGCTCGGTTCGCTATCTGACGGTCTTCTCGGTGCTGCAGGTACTGCTCCTCATCGGTTTTGTGATTGTCGGTGTCTGGGGAGTGCTCGTCTACAAGAAGCGGGAGCAGGAGCAGATTTGGACCGCTCTAGCCAAGGAGACCGCGCACCAGATGGCGACGCCGCTCTCTTCCTTCGGCGCCTGGCTGGACGTGCTGCGTGAACGCTCCCCGGATGCAACCAAGGAGATGGAGCAAGATCTGGTCAGGATGAAGGAAGTGCTGGACCGGTTCAGCCGTATTGGCCTTCCGCCGGAACTGGCACCGCATCAGGTCGGCCCGGCCATCGAACGTTCGGTGGCCTTCGTCCGGCGCCGGTCGCCGAAGACGGTGACGTTCACGACTGAGGTAGTGGATGACGCGACGGTCTTTGTCGACGACGTTCTCTTTGCGTGGATGCTGGAGAACCTGCTCAAGAACAGTGTAGATGCAATCGGTACCAAGCCCGGTGAGATTAGAGTCCGATGTGCGCTTTCCCCGGACCGGCGACTGCTTGAGATTGAGGTCACTGATTCAGGCGAGGGTGTGAAGACCGACCGGCTCTTTGAACCGGGCGTAACCACCAAGAAGTACGGCTGGGGAGTCGGTCTGACCCTGGCCAAGAGGATTGTCGAGAGCTACCATCAGGGCAGACTGCTGCTCAAGGAGTCACAGCCGGGCAGAACGGTGTTCTCGATATATCTGCCGGTCAACCGGAGACCGGAGAAGGAGCCGCAGCGCAACTCGTCGTCCTGA
- a CDS encoding response regulator, with product MKILWIDDEIDMFRPFVYALKDKGYEVETATNGPDGIELAKTHDFDLVLLDEIMTGMDGLEVLRRLKQIDNNLLVAMVTKSDQEALINEAFGKLVDDFVIKPFTPAQLLAVIKRLLEKQQLVSSRIAQEYMAAMNEARDLDSWESWVEYYRLLGNWQRLLGRYADSGLQEIQVDRRREANVGFNHFVEDEYQGWLAGKGPTLSHQVMDRFVRPHWTGPNTYLLLLDSMRADQWEAIVPLLQDYFDISTSSYCSILPTATPYSRNAIFSGLLPLDIQRRYPKYWVTEDTGQNRFEAELLEEQLRRMRFDGRHLFIKVSHGGELENNRAALLDKNVRFAAVVINFLDLLIHSIKTTRLLDEIIPDDASLVGMTRVWFSSSPVFEFLKTLARRDCTVIVTSDHGFIRVKRPTLIYGSREISANLRYKHGAAIRVEGRDAILLNDPATFMLPSDHIGTKFAIAKNDYYFIYPTKPREYEKAYKYTFQHGGVSLEEMVVPIATLKPR from the coding sequence TTGAAGATACTCTGGATTGACGACGAGATTGATATGTTCCGGCCGTTCGTCTACGCACTGAAGGACAAGGGCTACGAGGTCGAGACGGCGACCAATGGTCCGGATGGGATCGAGCTGGCCAAGACCCACGACTTCGATCTGGTGCTGCTGGACGAGATAATGACGGGCATGGACGGGCTTGAGGTGCTGCGCCGGCTCAAGCAAATAGACAACAACCTCTTGGTCGCCATGGTCACCAAGTCCGACCAGGAGGCGCTAATCAACGAGGCATTCGGCAAGCTGGTCGACGACTTTGTCATCAAGCCGTTCACGCCGGCGCAGTTGCTTGCGGTCATCAAGCGGCTGCTTGAGAAGCAGCAACTGGTATCGAGCCGAATCGCGCAAGAGTACATGGCGGCAATGAACGAGGCGCGCGACCTCGATTCGTGGGAAAGCTGGGTCGAGTATTACCGGTTACTGGGCAATTGGCAGCGGCTGCTCGGTCGGTACGCCGACTCGGGACTGCAGGAGATTCAGGTCGACCGGCGGCGCGAGGCTAACGTCGGGTTCAATCACTTTGTCGAGGACGAATACCAGGGCTGGCTTGCCGGCAAAGGGCCCACGTTGTCGCATCAGGTCATGGATCGGTTCGTCCGTCCGCACTGGACCGGACCCAACACCTATCTGCTTTTACTCGATTCCATGCGCGCCGACCAGTGGGAAGCAATTGTGCCCCTGCTTCAGGACTACTTTGACATCAGCACAAGTTCTTACTGTTCGATACTTCCAACCGCGACCCCGTATTCCCGCAATGCCATCTTCTCCGGGTTGCTGCCTCTGGATATCCAGCGCCGCTATCCGAAGTACTGGGTAACCGAGGACACCGGACAGAACCGTTTTGAGGCCGAACTCCTGGAAGAGCAGTTGCGTCGGATGAGGTTTGATGGTCGTCATCTTTTCATCAAGGTCTCGCATGGCGGCGAACTTGAGAACAACCGTGCCGCGCTGCTCGACAAGAACGTCCGGTTCGCGGCCGTGGTTATCAACTTCCTCGACCTGCTGATTCACTCCATCAAGACGACGAGGCTGCTGGATGAAATCATCCCTGATGACGCCTCCCTGGTTGGAATGACCCGGGTCTGGTTCTCGTCATCGCCGGTGTTCGAGTTCCTGAAGACCCTGGCGCGACGCGACTGCACGGTCATCGTAACAAGCGACCACGGGTTCATCCGGGTGAAGCGGCCGACGCTGATATACGGGAGCCGCGAGATATCAGCCAACCTCCGCTACAAGCACGGCGCGGCAATCCGGGTCGAGGGGCGGGACGCAATCCTGCTCAACGACCCTGCGACCTTCATGCTTCCTTCCGACCATATCGGCACGAAGTTCGCCATCGCCAAGAACGACTACTACTTCATCTACCCGACCAAGCCGCGGGAGTACGAGAAGGCCTACAAATACACATTCCAGCACGGCGGCGTCTCGCTCGAAGAGATGGTTGTGCCCATCGCCACCCTCAAGCCGCGCTAG